From a single Miscanthus floridulus cultivar M001 chromosome 8, ASM1932011v1, whole genome shotgun sequence genomic region:
- the LOC136475004 gene encoding serine/threonine-protein kinase RIPK-like: protein MRMLFSCFVGSEPAAAAGSESGDERQQKKKKAVRRMRSATARLRSLSLDDLSRTLASSGLHAFTQAELRAATRGLSSSNFIGEGGFGPVYKGFLDGRLRPGEIEPQHVAVKYLDADGPQGHREWLAEVVYLGMLRHPHLVKLIGYGCQDEQRMLVYEYMARGSLEHHLFKNLLSTLPWCTRLKIAVGAAKGLAFLHEADTPVIYRDFKASNILLDSDYTAKLSDFGLAKEGPQGDDTHVTTRVMGTHGYAAPEYILTGHLTAKSDVYSFGVVLLELLSGRRSVDKRRRGREQHLVDWARPYLRHPERLHRVMDPSLDGQYSARAAHKAAMVAYHCLHNVPKSRPTMRDVVDALEPLLAVCSDVPTGPFVYTVQSEPDDSKAAEEPAAAADGAAAATVARKKCLASAVHAEGELRTAANQRSASSAAGHGSSSPQQSRDRGA, encoded by the exons ATGAGGATGCTGTTCAGTTGCTTCGTGGGGTcggagccggcggcggcggccggaagCGAGAGCGGGGACGAGAGgcagcagaagaagaagaaggcggtGCGGCGGATGCGGAGCGCGACGGCGCGGCTGCGGTCGCTGTCGCTGGACGACCTGTCGCGGACGCTGGCCTCGTCGGGCCTGCACGCCTTCACGCAGGCGGAGCTGAGGGCCGCCACGCGGGGCCTCTCCAGCAGCAACTTCATCGGCGAGGGCGGGTTCGGCCCCGTCTACAAGGGCTTCCTCGACGGGCGGCTCCGGCCCGGGGAGATCGAGCCGCAGCACGTCGCCGTCAAGTACCTCGACGCCGACGGGCCGCAGGGACACCGCGAGTGGCTG GCCGAGGTGGTGTACCTGGGGATGTTGAGGCATCCGCATCTGGTGAAGCTCATCGGGTACGGCTGCCAGGACGAGCAGAGGATGCTCgtgtacgagtacatggccaGAGGCAGCCTCGAGCACCACCTCTTCAAGA ATCTGCTGTCGACCTTGCCGTGGTGCACGCGGCTGAAGATCGCGGTGGGCGCGGCAAAGGGGCTGGCGTTCCTGcacgaggccgacacgcccgtcATCTACCGCGACTTCAAGGCCTCCAACATCCTGCTCGACTCC GATTACACGGCAAAGCTCTCAGACTttggcctggccaaggagggcccACAGGGCGACGACACCCACGTCACCACCCGTGTCATGGGGACACACGGCTACGCCGCGCCGGAGTACATTCTCACCG GGCACCTGACGGCGAAgagcgacgtgtacagcttcggcgtgGTGCTCCTGGAGCTGCTGTCGGGGCGGCGCAGCGTGGAcaagcggcggcgcgggcgcgagcaGCACCTGGTGGACTGGGCGCGCCCGTACCTGCGCCACCCGGAGCGGCTGCACCGGGTGATGGACCCCAGCCTGGACGGCCAGTACTCCGCCAGGGCCGCGCACAAGGCCGCCATGGTCGCCTACCACTGCCTGCACAACGTGCCCAAGTCCCGCCCCACCATGCGCGACGTCGTCGACGCGCTCGAGCCGCTGCTCGCCGTGTGCAGCGACGTGCCCACGGGCCCCTTCGTGTACACGGTCCAATCCGAGCCCGACGACAGCAAGGCCGCCGAAgagccggcggcagcggcggacgGCGCCGCGGCGGCCACTGTTGCCAGGAAGAAGTGTCTCGCGTCGGCCGTGCACGCCGAGGGCGAGCTGCGGACGGCGGCGAACCAACGCTCCGCGAGCTCCGCGGCGGGGCACGGGAGCTCCTCGCCCCAGCAGAGCAGGGACAGGGGAGCCTAG